From Salminus brasiliensis chromosome 12, fSalBra1.hap2, whole genome shotgun sequence:
TGGCGAAGGGGAGGTGGCATGCTCCTCATCTACTTTCTCGCCCGGGAGACTCGCCCCTTGTGCTCGAACACCATTCACATTTCTCTCGTTTCTTTGCGGGGTACATTTTGTCCTCGTAATTGGAGTGAATCATTTTATTCCCTTGACATATATTAAAGTGCTACAGCTCTTGATTAATAGACACAGTAGTGTGTTCTGTAGCCCCCCGTACACACCCATTTGTCCCAAGTTCTTCACCCCTGTCTTCTGAAACCTAAACCTTGAGAACATTTGACATGCATGGGACTGTACCTGGACAATCCTTAGGCTAATGAGGACCCCTTTGGTCAGAGCACATGTTTGTGGGGACACTTACATGGCATATTCCCTCGAATTAATGACTCATCAGCTTGCCTCACCCTCAAACCCACCGCAAGGAGCCTAATCCATTTTCCCTGCCGACAATGATGGCTTGCCTCTCCTGCTGATTGGGCCCAGATGCATTGCGAGATATCTCCTGCAAGGACAACAAGAGTTTCCCGGCAAGACGGACGACGCGGCACGCATCCTAAAGTAGTCAGGGTGcgggtggaggaggagggggagggggaggtggaagaggaggagggctgTGACTAATTCCCCCTGTAATGATGTGATTGAGCAGGGAGAGGTGAGGAGACAGCCTGGACCCAACACATCGTAACAGGAATGCCACGCCTGCTTTGGCGTCCCTTAGAGATTCAGCCACCCTGGCAGTCACGAATGATGCATTCACGCCTATCGATTCGAAATGCTCGCTGCTGGAGGCTAAGGTGGTGTTCGCTTTAGCAGTTCACTTCTGTTAGGGTTGACTGGCTGATGGGGTTGGACCCCTTGCAGAGCAACAGAAGTGTTTTTAAGCTAATACACAGCTGGCTTAGTGTGGTAGACTCTGCTCTCATGGTGTTCCATCTGACCTCCAGTCACATAGCATAGACTGATAGAGGTTGTGTGTTTCCACAGCCCAGCAGCTATGTGCGTCCTTATACCTGGTTGTCCATGCAGATTTTGGGACTGCCGGGTTATCAGACATCTCAGCACTCTCCACTAACCTTATTGACTTTTCTAGTCAACTTTAATCCCCTCCACTTAGAAATAGTTTTCATTTctggtgtatatgtatatgtgcaggtgtgtgtttatttctaGCCTTGCTTCGAAATGGGGGAAAGGGCACAATTCAAGGGGCTTTGCACCCATATTGACTTGTCTGCTCATTATTTAAGCTAGAATTTAGAAGCTTTAGATGATACTACGGTATATGGCCTCAAGCACACCCATTCACACATTGCAATGTCAAGTGACATGCCTGGTTTTAGCAAACAGCAAAACTCGACTAAGGCTATGTAAGAGATTTGGAAAGCAAGAGTGTGACTTGTGACATGTCGATTTCCCAATTTGGTGTTCAGAAAATGCAGATTACTAAACAGAGGTGGGaaatatgacagtattttatgATGACACATCTTACTGTTGTTGGACAAGTGTCTCCTGGaaattgtgggaactgtagtggtttagAAGTATTGCTGTGATAACTGTAGTCCTGTTTCTTCCCTCGCTTCTCCTTttcccttctgtctctctcccctctcgcTACAGTGTGTAGAGAGAGTGTCTCAGACGCTCATTCCtattctttatctctcactATTCTTTATCTCTCAACTTATTTCAACACTTGAAATCATGGTGGATTGGACAAGGATGATGTGTCTGTGACTGGTGTTTTGCTTGGGACTAAtgtattagcttgtggctaaagCGTTGAATATATATGGATATGGGAAATGTATTAGGcatacatttatttgttctcccgCCCATAAATTCAAGGACATGCTAGCTAAAATTTCTAGAATcataattaatcacagaatatcactttttaactttttaatagATTAACATCACTAATACATTTGCCAGAGTAACCTGTAATCCTGCACAGTCCTATTTGGGTTAAACCCTTTAATATTACTTTACCCAGGTTCTGCATTATTCAGCTGGTCAACAGACGCACATGTActgctgtccatgagggggagctcaaagtgtgatttgtatttatgaaaGTGGTGAGAAAACGAATTCCACTCCGCAACTGTAGGGGGCaacccaggagcaaaaaataccagttctcgcataatgcttttttttttttaaagggatgTTAATGTAATCTTGcatgttttttacagtgtatataaTGAGACCGTATGTAAGTATATACGTAacatgtctctctttctttttttctctctcttttttttttttttagctttcacCATGATGATAATACTGGCGCTGATCCGCATTGGCAAGGGACATGGCGAGGGCCACCCCAAAGCCGCGCAGCTCACGGGAGTGCCTAATCTTTTCGGCGTGTGCGTCTACTCCTTCATGTGCCAGCACTCCTTGCCCTCTCTGGTAACACCCATCTCGGACAAGCGACGGGTGGGCGCGTTGGTGGTGGTCGACTATGTGCTCATCCTGTGCTTCTACAGCCTGCTGTCTTTCACAGCTATCTTCTGTTTTGATAGCTCACTGCTGCGGGACATGTACACACTGAACTTCACCGATAACTGTGACGTGCTGGGCGTGGCGGCCCTTCGCTACTTCCTGGGGCTCTTCCCGGTCTTCACCATTAGCACTAACTTCCCTATTATAGCAGTCACGCTTCGCAACAACTGGAAGACGCTCTTCCACAGAGACGGGGGCACCTACCCCTGGGTGGTGGACCGCATTGTGTTCCCCCTCATCACCTTGGTGCCACCTATAATTGTGGCATTTTTGACCCATGACCTGGAGTCCCTTGTGGGCATCACTGGAGCCTATGCAGGCACCGGGATTCAGTACATAATTCCCGCTCTCCTGGTGTACTTCAGTCGGCGACACCTAGAGCCTGTTCTTGGGAGGGATGCTGTGAACAAGCACAGGTCTCCATTCCGTCACACGTTCTGGGTGGGGTTTGTGGTGGTTTGGGCGACTTTCTGCCTCATGTTCGTCACGGCCAATATCATCCTGACGGCAGAAAACAACAACTGAgcatgtttgttttctttttaaatgacttCCAGTTGAAGCCTTACAGGTTTAGCACAAGTTACGCTGGTGATTTTACACAGTATGTGGCATTTGGGTCAGTTGAACCTGGTTTAATGTAAAAAAGGGACCAATATTAGTTGGATCTGTTGACTTCTCTGTTGGaggagccttttttttttttctttcaagtATTTTCAGACTTTTGCTTGGAACGGTCATCTAGTGGCAGTTTAATATTCACTTGCTGCACCGCTTCTGAGCTTTTATAAACAGCAGTCAGATTGCTCAAGACTCGTCCAAAACGTCTTttaaagatagatatatacaatTTTTGCCTTTTCCTGTTTTATCTTTAGTCCTTTTCTGTGAAGCCTGTTAAAACCAGGAGTACAGAGTGAACTGGCGCCTCTTCTATAAAAGGCCAGAAGGCTCCagcagcaaaaaataaataaataaataaattacgaGCAGAATATGCTAATACTATTCAAGGGTTAAGCAAGGACGACGAAGTTGAACTGAGAAGGGTACTTTTTGTTGTGTGtaaattttctttttattttttaaccaa
This genomic window contains:
- the tmem104 gene encoding transmembrane protein 104, with protein sequence MAGGITETGEPYSPFVGLVYMFNLIVGTGALTMPKAFAAAGWVVSLALISFLAFMSYMTTTFVIEAMAAANAQLRWKRREQEEVSNSDSSSDYSDDEVTIRGRSESVETRPILSVQRTGSTDHFDIVERIEMGQMASMFFNKVGVNMFYICIIVYLYGDLAIYAAAVPMSLMEVACGNHSCSAGSMKYNDTDSCWGPVKRNDAYRVFLTIFTLLLGPFTFFNAQKTKYLQILTSLMRWIAFTMMIILALIRIGKGHGEGHPKAAQLTGVPNLFGVCVYSFMCQHSLPSLVTPISDKRRVGALVVVDYVLILCFYSLLSFTAIFCFDSSLLRDMYTLNFTDNCDVLGVAALRYFLGLFPVFTISTNFPIIAVTLRNNWKTLFHRDGGTYPWVVDRIVFPLITLVPPIIVAFLTHDLESLVGITGAYAGTGIQYIIPALLVYFSRRHLEPVLGRDAVNKHRSPFRHTFWVGFVVVWATFCLMFVTANIILTAENNN